One Thauera sp. K11 DNA window includes the following coding sequences:
- a CDS encoding TonB-dependent receptor domain-containing protein, which produces MTTRIHPPSLALMIALAHPALAADPQPAAAPDGDKPAELRAVTVSASALGVGSDAMSTPASVLEGDELVRRRAATLGETLANEPGIHATHFGAGASRPVIRGMDGARVKVLADGAEIMDASTISPDHAVAVEPMLSERIEVLRGPSALAYGGGAIGGVVNVLDRKIPVAIPERGVEGSVELRGNTAAREAAGAFEITAGSGSIAVHAEGLKRDARDYRVGDDWSGGSRVDGSYNETETGSLGISWIGERGYLGIAWTRQRNDYGLPGHTHELEDCHTHGNHLHCGAHDGHEDEEEHDHDHAEGGVPYVRLDSERWDLRGEYLDPFAGFARLRVRASHTNYGHDEIEDGAVATRFRNKASDGRIELEHQPLGGWRGVLGLQSTRRDFSAVGEEAYVQPTLTRRHGVFLVEEYTAGDWRFEAGLRHEWQKIDVDSASRDRSHRGNSVSVGAVWNFAPQYALGLSLSRAQRLPTAEELYADGLHMATRTLERGNPDLDAETSHNIDLSLKKLAGPTTFSVSAFHNRVSDFIYAHTLDEHDGLQLIEYAQRDAVFTGIEGQVRQRLNTMFGLTLFGDYVRARLASSDGDRDLPRIPAHRIGLRLDAHWQGWAGEVELYRVTRQRQVAEFESSTPGYNMLNLGASYAGRIDSVPYLFYVKVSNLTDELAYSHTSFIKDAAPLTGRNLTMGVRLSF; this is translated from the coding sequence ATGACCACGAGAATCCACCCCCCCAGCCTCGCGCTGATGATCGCTCTCGCCCACCCGGCGCTCGCCGCCGACCCGCAACCGGCCGCGGCGCCGGACGGCGACAAGCCCGCCGAACTGCGCGCCGTCACCGTTTCGGCCAGTGCCCTGGGCGTCGGCAGCGACGCCATGAGCACGCCGGCGAGCGTGCTCGAGGGCGACGAACTGGTACGGCGCCGCGCCGCCACCCTGGGCGAGACGCTCGCCAACGAACCCGGCATCCACGCCACCCACTTCGGCGCCGGCGCCAGCCGCCCGGTCATCCGCGGCATGGACGGCGCGCGCGTCAAGGTGCTGGCCGACGGCGCCGAGATCATGGACGCCTCGACCATCAGCCCCGACCACGCGGTGGCCGTCGAACCGATGCTGAGCGAGCGGATCGAGGTCCTGCGCGGCCCGTCGGCGCTCGCCTACGGCGGCGGTGCGATCGGCGGCGTGGTAAACGTGCTCGACCGCAAGATCCCGGTCGCCATACCGGAGCGCGGCGTCGAAGGCAGCGTCGAGCTGCGCGGCAACACCGCCGCCCGCGAGGCCGCGGGCGCCTTCGAAATCACCGCCGGTTCAGGCAGCATCGCCGTCCACGCCGAAGGACTCAAGCGCGACGCGCGCGATTACCGCGTCGGCGACGACTGGTCCGGCGGCAGCCGCGTCGACGGCAGCTACAACGAGACGGAGACCGGCAGCCTCGGCATCTCCTGGATCGGCGAGCGCGGCTACCTCGGCATCGCCTGGACCCGCCAGCGCAACGACTACGGCCTGCCGGGCCACACCCACGAACTCGAGGACTGCCACACGCACGGCAACCACCTGCATTGCGGCGCGCACGACGGCCACGAGGACGAGGAAGAGCACGATCACGACCACGCCGAAGGCGGCGTGCCCTACGTGCGGCTCGACAGCGAGCGCTGGGACCTGCGCGGCGAATACCTCGATCCGTTCGCGGGCTTCGCGCGGCTGCGGGTGCGCGCCAGCCACACCAACTACGGCCACGACGAGATCGAGGACGGTGCGGTCGCCACCCGCTTCCGCAACAAGGCCAGCGACGGCCGCATCGAACTCGAGCACCAGCCGCTCGGCGGCTGGCGCGGCGTGCTCGGCCTGCAGAGCACGCGCCGGGATTTCTCGGCCGTCGGCGAGGAAGCCTATGTGCAGCCCACCCTCACCCGCCGCCACGGCGTGTTCCTGGTCGAGGAATACACCGCCGGCGACTGGCGGTTCGAGGCCGGCCTGCGCCACGAATGGCAGAAGATCGACGTCGACTCGGCATCGCGCGACCGCAGCCACCGCGGCAACTCGGTATCCGTCGGCGCGGTCTGGAATTTCGCGCCGCAGTATGCGCTGGGCCTGTCGCTGTCGCGCGCCCAGCGCCTGCCCACGGCCGAGGAACTCTATGCCGACGGCCTGCACATGGCGACGCGCACGCTGGAACGCGGCAACCCCGACCTCGACGCCGAGACCTCGCACAACATCGATCTCAGCCTGAAGAAGCTCGCCGGCCCCACCACCTTCAGCGTCAGCGCCTTCCACAACCGGGTATCGGACTTCATCTACGCCCACACCCTGGACGAACACGATGGCCTGCAGCTCATCGAATACGCCCAGCGCGACGCCGTCTTCACCGGCATCGAAGGGCAGGTCCGCCAGCGCCTGAACACGATGTTCGGACTCACCCTGTTCGGCGACTACGTGCGCGCCCGCCTCGCCTCGAGCGACGGCGACCGCGATCTGCCGCGCATCCCCGCGCACCGCATCGGCCTGCGGCTGGACGCCCACTGGCAAGGCTGGGCGGGCGAAGTGGAGCTGTACCGCGTCACCCGCCAGCGCCAGGTCGCCGAATTCGAGAGCAGCACGCCGGGATACAACATGCTCAACCTCGGCGCGAGCTACGCCGGCCGCATCGATTCGGTGCCCTACCTGTTCTACGTCAAGGTCTCCAACCTCACCGACGAACTGGCCTACAGTCACACGTCCTTCATCAAGGACGCCGCGCCGCTGACCGGGCGCAACCTGACGATGGGGGTGAGGCTGAGCTTCTGA
- the ubiB gene encoding ubiquinone biosynthesis regulatory protein kinase UbiB, with protein sequence MRLFRLAKIVSVGLRFGLDRMILDADSSGRLARLWHVVFFWRTFAEPRGARLRRALESLGPIFVKFGQMLSTRRDLLPPDLADELALLQDRVPPFPTEQALALLEDFYGRPVDAVFNNFERTPVASASVAQVHFAELPDGTEVAVKVLRPGIERVIEHDLALLEVAAAVLEKLWPEGRRLKPREVVAEFSKYLHDELDLMREASNCSQLRRNFTDSKLLIVPEVYWDWCGGKVMVMERMYGVPISQTSALRAQGTDLAALSRAGVEIFFTQVFRDGFFHADMHPGNIFVHGDGRYIALDFGIMGTLDEVDKNYLAQNFLAFFKRDYKRVAMAHIEAGWVPPHTRVDEFESAIRTVCEPIFDRPLKEISFGKTLLRLFQTARRFEMEVQPQLVLLQKTLLNIEGLGRQLDPDLDLWKTAKPFLERWMDERMGWRALVRGVREEAPNWAGTLPQLPRLVHEALAGSTRHKAAQQDRLADMAAVQRRQGRMLAVVGLLAAGLLALEIHRLLG encoded by the coding sequence GTGCGTCTCTTCCGCCTCGCCAAGATCGTCTCCGTCGGCCTGCGCTTCGGCCTCGATCGCATGATCCTCGACGCCGACTCCAGCGGCCGGCTGGCGCGGCTGTGGCACGTGGTGTTCTTCTGGCGCACCTTCGCCGAGCCGCGCGGCGCCCGGCTGCGGCGCGCACTCGAATCGCTCGGCCCGATCTTCGTCAAGTTCGGCCAGATGCTGTCCACGCGGCGCGACCTGCTGCCGCCCGACCTTGCCGACGAACTCGCGCTGCTGCAGGACCGCGTGCCGCCTTTCCCCACGGAACAGGCGCTCGCGCTGCTGGAAGACTTCTACGGCAGGCCGGTCGACGCGGTGTTCAACAACTTCGAGCGCACGCCGGTGGCCTCGGCCTCGGTCGCGCAGGTCCATTTCGCCGAGCTGCCGGACGGCACCGAAGTCGCCGTCAAGGTGCTGCGCCCGGGCATCGAGCGCGTCATCGAGCACGACCTGGCGCTGCTGGAGGTTGCCGCCGCCGTGCTCGAGAAGCTCTGGCCGGAAGGCCGCCGGCTCAAGCCGCGCGAAGTGGTCGCCGAGTTCAGCAAGTACCTGCACGACGAACTCGACCTGATGCGCGAGGCGTCCAACTGCTCGCAGTTGCGGCGCAACTTCACCGATTCGAAGCTGCTCATCGTGCCCGAGGTCTATTGGGACTGGTGCGGCGGCAAGGTCATGGTGATGGAGCGCATGTACGGCGTGCCCATCTCCCAGACCAGCGCGCTGCGCGCGCAGGGCACCGACCTCGCGGCGTTGTCGCGCGCCGGCGTCGAGATCTTCTTCACCCAGGTGTTCCGCGACGGCTTCTTCCACGCCGACATGCATCCGGGCAACATCTTCGTGCATGGCGACGGGCGCTACATCGCGCTCGACTTCGGCATCATGGGCACGCTCGACGAGGTGGACAAGAACTACCTGGCGCAGAACTTCCTGGCCTTCTTCAAGCGCGACTACAAACGCGTGGCGATGGCCCACATCGAGGCCGGCTGGGTACCGCCGCACACCCGGGTCGACGAGTTCGAGTCGGCGATCCGCACCGTGTGCGAGCCGATCTTCGACCGCCCGCTGAAGGAGATCTCCTTCGGCAAGACGCTGCTGCGTCTGTTCCAGACCGCGCGCCGCTTCGAAATGGAAGTGCAGCCGCAACTCGTGCTGCTGCAGAAGACGCTGCTCAACATCGAGGGCCTGGGCCGCCAGCTCGACCCCGACCTCGACCTGTGGAAGACCGCCAAGCCCTTCCTCGAACGCTGGATGGACGAGCGCATGGGCTGGCGCGCACTGGTCCGCGGCGTCAGGGAAGAAGCGCCCAACTGGGCCGGCACGCTGCCGCAATTGCCGCGGCTGGTGCACGAGGCGCTGGCCGGCTCCACCCGGCACAAGGCCGCGCAGCAGGACCGCCTGGCCGACATGGCCGCGGTGCAGCGGCGGCAGGGCCGGATGCTGGCGGTGGTCGGGCTGCTCGCCGCCGGCCTGCTGGCATTGGAGATCCATCGGCTGCTGGGCTGA
- the rocD gene encoding ornithine--oxo-acid transaminase, with product MTLAAHVPSGPHSLLKIIGAGSALGAPHPGSAAGPDALEASGLVERLQGLGIAAEWLETLKPLAAPPDGTDMAGRLAANAEFARRLADHLAALDPGSFPLVLGGDHAVAVGTWRGLARRAGGAPGLVWIDAHLDSHTAGTTHSGNIHGMPLAALLGEGDPALAGIPGPRLDPARTCIVGARAWEPEERARLDRLGVRIFDMQQVRERGLAAVFLDALAIARSGTGREGGFGVSIDLDALDPQALPAVTCPEAGGIDPQALADLLLTLRGCGDFIGLEIVEYRPDLDPQGDGARWVAEFAGAALGPGSYRLREKERHYGASNYAPLPAVFHRGEGVWLWDVEGRRYLDMMSAYSAVGFGHANPRLLRALTDQARRLALTSRAFSSDRLPVLFERLSATFGYERALPVNTGLEAVETALKAARKWGYKVKGIAPDRAGIIACDNNFHGRSIAIVGMSSNEHYRDGFGPFPPGLERIPYGDAQALEAAITPDTAAFLVEPIQGEGGIVVPPAGYLRRCAEICARHGVLLIADEVQTGLARTGRLLACDHEGVRPDGVILGKALGGGLLPVSAFLADRKVMDVFHPGDHGSTFGGNPLGAAVATEVLALLAETRIWERVDRLGEQFLARLRAARLPGVIEVRGRGLLIGVVLDPAISAARVAEHLLARGIATRDTNGNVVRLAPPLIVDEAELDLAFDALSGVLAQPARTAEAMH from the coding sequence ATGACGCTTGCTGCCCACGTGCCTTCGGGCCCCCACAGCCTGCTCAAGATCATCGGCGCCGGCTCGGCGCTCGGTGCACCGCATCCCGGTTCCGCCGCCGGCCCCGACGCCCTGGAGGCGAGCGGCCTCGTCGAGCGCCTGCAGGGGCTCGGCATCGCGGCGGAATGGCTGGAAACGCTGAAGCCGCTCGCGGCCCCGCCCGACGGTACCGACATGGCAGGGCGCCTGGCGGCCAATGCGGAGTTCGCGCGCAGGCTGGCCGACCACCTCGCCGCGCTGGACCCGGGCTCCTTCCCGCTGGTGCTGGGCGGCGACCATGCGGTCGCGGTCGGCACCTGGCGCGGCTTGGCGCGGCGCGCGGGCGGCGCTCCGGGCCTGGTCTGGATCGACGCCCACCTCGACAGCCATACCGCCGGCACCACCCATTCCGGCAACATCCACGGCATGCCGCTGGCCGCGCTGCTGGGCGAAGGGGACCCTGCGCTCGCCGGCATCCCGGGGCCGCGGCTGGACCCGGCGCGGACCTGCATCGTCGGCGCACGTGCCTGGGAGCCGGAGGAGCGCGCCCGGCTGGACCGCCTGGGCGTACGCATCTTCGACATGCAGCAGGTGCGCGAGCGCGGGCTGGCGGCGGTGTTCCTCGACGCGCTGGCGATCGCGCGCAGCGGCACCGGCAGGGAAGGCGGCTTCGGCGTCAGCATCGACCTGGATGCCCTCGACCCGCAGGCGCTGCCGGCGGTGACCTGCCCCGAGGCGGGGGGCATCGATCCGCAGGCGCTCGCCGACCTGCTGCTGACCCTGCGCGGCTGCGGCGACTTCATCGGGCTGGAGATCGTCGAGTACCGCCCGGACCTCGATCCGCAGGGCGACGGCGCCCGCTGGGTGGCGGAGTTCGCCGGCGCCGCGCTGGGCCCGGGGTCCTACCGGCTGCGCGAGAAGGAGCGCCACTACGGCGCGTCCAACTATGCGCCGCTGCCGGCCGTATTCCATCGCGGCGAAGGCGTGTGGCTGTGGGACGTCGAGGGGCGGCGCTACCTCGACATGATGAGCGCCTATTCGGCGGTCGGCTTCGGCCACGCCAATCCGCGCCTGCTGCGGGCCCTGACCGACCAGGCGCGGCGCCTGGCGCTGACCTCGCGGGCGTTCTCCAGCGACCGCCTGCCGGTGTTGTTCGAGCGCCTGTCGGCCACCTTCGGCTACGAGCGGGCGCTGCCGGTGAATACCGGCCTCGAGGCGGTGGAAACGGCACTCAAGGCCGCGCGCAAGTGGGGCTACAAGGTCAAGGGCATCGCGCCGGATCGGGCCGGGATCATCGCCTGCGACAACAACTTCCACGGCCGCTCGATCGCCATCGTCGGCATGTCGTCGAACGAGCACTACCGCGACGGCTTCGGGCCCTTCCCGCCCGGCCTCGAGCGCATCCCCTACGGCGACGCGCAGGCGCTGGAGGCGGCGATCACCCCCGACACGGCCGCCTTCCTCGTCGAGCCGATCCAGGGCGAGGGCGGCATCGTCGTGCCGCCGGCCGGCTACCTGCGCCGCTGCGCGGAAATCTGCGCCCGCCACGGCGTGCTGCTGATCGCCGACGAGGTGCAGACCGGCCTCGCCCGCACCGGCCGCCTGCTGGCCTGCGACCACGAGGGCGTGCGCCCGGACGGCGTGATCCTCGGCAAGGCGCTGGGCGGCGGCCTGCTGCCTGTGTCGGCCTTCCTCGCCGACCGCAAGGTGATGGACGTCTTCCACCCCGGCGACCACGGCTCGACCTTCGGCGGCAACCCGCTGGGCGCGGCGGTGGCGACCGAGGTGCTGGCGCTGCTGGCCGAGACCCGCATCTGGGAACGCGTCGACCGGCTCGGCGAGCAGTTCCTCGCCCGGCTGCGCGCGGCGAGGCTGCCGGGCGTGATCGAGGTGCGCGGGCGCGGGCTGCTGATCGGCGTCGTGCTCGACCCCGCGATCAGCGCCGCGCGGGTGGCCGAGCATCTGCTGGCGCGCGGCATCGCCACGCGCGACACCAACGGCAACGTGGTCCGGCTGGCGCCGCCGCTGATCGTCGACGAGGCGGAGCTGGATCTGGCCTTCGACGCGCTGTCCGGCGTGCTCGCACAACCGGCCAGGACGGCCGAAGCGATGCACTGA
- a CDS encoding high affinity choline transporter 1: MLIGFVIAYLLVSIGVGLYAATRVKNSTDYVAAGRHLPLYIVTATVFATWFGSETVLGISATFIDEGLRGLWSDPFGASLCLILVGLFFARPLYRMNLLTLGDYYRIRYGRTVEVLCSIAIVISYLGWVSAQITALGLVFNILSDGAISNNAGMLLGAGIVLVYTLFGGMWSVALTDFMQMIIIVIGLLYIAWLVGGMAGGVEAVVSHAGEAGKLNFLPALDPKDIVAFLAGILTMGFGSIPQQDVFQRVNSARNEHAAVAGTLLGGTGYFLFAFVPLFIAYSATLIDPALVASYQESDSQQILPQLILQHTPLFAQVMFFGALLSAIMSTASGTLLAPSVTFSENILRSTFRRMTDHQFLWMTRLVVVCFSLLVTWYATHTSESIHGMVENAYKVTLATAFVPLAFGLYWKRATTQGALASIFIGLVVWVVLEILVPEADVPPHFAGMLAGIVAMVLGSLLPQKLARPSHGHTAHLQIQPQHPGH; this comes from the coding sequence ATGTTGATCGGCTTCGTCATCGCCTATCTCCTCGTCTCCATCGGCGTCGGCCTCTATGCGGCCACGCGGGTGAAGAACTCCACCGACTACGTCGCCGCCGGCCGCCACCTGCCGCTGTACATCGTCACCGCGACGGTATTCGCCACCTGGTTCGGTTCGGAAACCGTGCTCGGCATCTCGGCCACCTTCATCGACGAGGGCCTGCGCGGCCTGTGGTCCGACCCCTTCGGCGCGTCGCTGTGCCTGATCCTGGTCGGCCTGTTCTTCGCCCGCCCGCTGTACCGCATGAACCTGCTGACGCTGGGCGACTACTACCGCATCCGCTACGGCCGCACGGTCGAGGTGCTGTGCTCGATCGCGATCGTGATCTCCTACCTCGGCTGGGTGTCGGCGCAGATCACCGCCCTCGGGCTGGTGTTCAACATCCTGTCCGACGGCGCCATCTCGAACAACGCCGGGATGCTGCTCGGCGCCGGCATCGTGCTGGTGTATACGCTGTTCGGCGGCATGTGGTCGGTGGCGCTGACCGACTTCATGCAGATGATCATCATCGTCATCGGCCTGCTGTACATCGCCTGGCTGGTCGGCGGCATGGCGGGCGGCGTGGAGGCGGTGGTGAGCCACGCCGGCGAGGCCGGCAAGCTCAACTTCCTGCCGGCGCTGGACCCGAAGGACATCGTCGCCTTCCTCGCCGGCATCCTGACCATGGGCTTCGGTTCGATCCCGCAGCAGGACGTGTTCCAGCGCGTGAACTCGGCGCGCAACGAGCACGCCGCCGTCGCCGGCACGCTGCTCGGCGGCACCGGCTACTTCCTGTTCGCCTTCGTGCCGCTGTTCATCGCCTATTCGGCCACGCTGATCGACCCGGCGCTGGTCGCCAGCTACCAGGAGAGCGACAGCCAGCAGATCCTGCCGCAGCTCATCCTGCAGCACACGCCGCTGTTCGCGCAGGTGATGTTCTTCGGCGCACTGCTGTCGGCGATCATGAGCACCGCCTCGGGCACGCTGCTGGCGCCCTCGGTCACGTTCTCCGAGAACATCCTGCGCAGCACCTTCCGCCGCATGACCGACCACCAGTTCCTGTGGATGACGCGCCTCGTCGTGGTTTGCTTCTCGCTGCTGGTGACCTGGTACGCCACGCATACCAGCGAGAGCATCCACGGCATGGTCGAGAATGCCTACAAGGTGACGCTGGCCACCGCCTTCGTGCCGCTCGCCTTCGGCCTGTACTGGAAGCGCGCCACCACGCAGGGCGCACTGGCGTCCATCTTCATCGGCCTGGTGGTGTGGGTGGTGCTCGAGATCCTGGTACCCGAAGCGGACGTGCCGCCGCACTTCGCCGGCATGCTCGCAGGCATCGTGGCGATGGTGCTCGGCTCGCTGCTGCCGCAGAAGCTCGCCCGCCCCAGCCACGGCCACACCGCCCACCTGCAGATCCAGCCGCAGCACCCGGGACACTGA
- the ubiU gene encoding ubiquinone anaerobic biosynthesis protein UbiU has product MNRIELVCPAGSLPALKTAVDQGADCVYLGFKDATNARNFSGLNFEPAQVREGIAYAHARGRKVLLALNTYPQAANWPSWTAAIDRAADFGVDAVILADPGLMAYAAKTHPGLRLHLSVQGSATSYEAIDFYRERFGIQRAVLPRVLSLAQVEHVVANTAAEIEVFGFGGLCVMVEGRCALSAYATGESPNCNGACSPGRHVRWEDTPRGMETRLNGILIDRFADGERAGYPTLCKGRFEVNDETYYALEEPTSLNTLELLPELARIGIRAIKIEGRQRSPAYVAQVTKVWRAALDRLHAAPDAFQVAPAWMAELNKVSEGQSHTLGAYYRPWK; this is encoded by the coding sequence ATGAACCGGATCGAACTCGTCTGCCCCGCGGGAAGCCTGCCCGCCCTCAAGACGGCCGTGGACCAGGGCGCCGACTGCGTCTATCTCGGCTTCAAGGACGCCACCAACGCGCGCAACTTCAGCGGCCTCAACTTCGAGCCGGCGCAGGTGCGCGAAGGCATCGCCTACGCCCATGCGCGCGGCCGCAAGGTCCTGCTGGCGCTCAACACCTATCCGCAGGCGGCGAACTGGCCGTCGTGGACGGCGGCGATCGACCGCGCCGCCGACTTCGGCGTCGACGCGGTGATCCTCGCCGATCCCGGCCTGATGGCCTATGCGGCGAAGACCCACCCCGGCCTGCGCCTGCATCTGTCGGTGCAGGGCTCGGCCACCAGCTACGAGGCGATCGACTTCTACCGCGAGCGCTTCGGCATCCAGCGCGCGGTGCTGCCGCGGGTGCTGTCGCTGGCCCAGGTCGAGCACGTCGTCGCCAACACCGCGGCGGAGATCGAGGTGTTCGGCTTCGGCGGCCTGTGCGTCATGGTGGAAGGCCGCTGCGCCCTGTCGGCCTACGCCACCGGCGAATCCCCCAACTGCAACGGCGCCTGCTCGCCGGGCCGGCACGTGCGCTGGGAAGACACGCCGCGCGGCATGGAGACGCGCCTGAACGGCATCCTGATCGACCGCTTCGCCGACGGCGAGCGCGCCGGCTACCCGACGCTGTGCAAGGGCCGCTTCGAGGTCAACGACGAGACCTACTACGCGCTGGAAGAACCCACCAGCCTCAACACCCTGGAACTGCTGCCCGAGCTGGCCCGCATCGGCATCCGCGCGATCAAGATCGAGGGCCGCCAGCGCAGCCCCGCCTACGTCGCCCAGGTGACGAAGGTGTGGCGCGCGGCGCTGGACCGGCTGCACGCGGCGCCGGACGCCTTCCAGGTGGCGCCGGCGTGGATGGCCGAGCTGAACAAGGTGTCCGAAGGCCAGAGCCACACGCTGGGCGCCTACTACCGGCCGTGGAAGTGA
- a CDS encoding U32 family peptidase: MKLALGPLLYYWPHQSVLDFYADMADSPVDSVYLGETVCSRRHELRLEDWLEVGRVLAAAGKEVVMSTQGLIESESDLKTLRRIVRQTGFRIEANDMGAVRLLGEAGVRNWVAGPTLNIFNPATLQLMIDAGATRWAVAPEVSGTALAEVRAALAAPLETEVFAYGRLPLAHSARCFTARHFNLQKDTCEFRCLAITDGITLRTREGEPFLTLNGVQTQSARVHNLLGDLGDVRGKAEVLRISPQGAHTHAIAGLFRATLDGTLSPAQALADSRALMVEAPCNGFWHGRAGVEQYVGA; this comes from the coding sequence ATGAAACTCGCCCTCGGCCCCCTGCTCTACTACTGGCCGCACCAGAGCGTGCTCGATTTCTATGCCGACATGGCCGACAGTCCGGTCGATAGCGTGTATCTCGGCGAGACCGTATGCTCGCGCCGCCACGAACTCCGGCTGGAAGACTGGCTCGAGGTCGGCAGGGTGCTCGCCGCCGCCGGCAAGGAAGTGGTGATGAGCACCCAGGGCCTGATCGAATCCGAATCGGACCTCAAGACGCTGCGCCGCATCGTGCGCCAGACCGGGTTCCGCATCGAAGCCAACGACATGGGCGCGGTCCGCCTGCTCGGCGAGGCGGGCGTGCGCAACTGGGTCGCCGGCCCCACGCTGAACATCTTCAACCCGGCCACGCTGCAGTTGATGATCGACGCCGGCGCCACGCGCTGGGCGGTCGCCCCCGAGGTTTCCGGGACGGCGCTGGCCGAGGTGCGCGCGGCGCTGGCCGCACCGCTCGAGACCGAGGTGTTCGCCTACGGCCGGCTGCCGCTGGCGCACTCGGCGCGCTGCTTCACCGCGCGCCACTTCAACCTGCAGAAGGACACCTGCGAGTTCCGCTGCCTGGCCATCACCGACGGCATCACGCTGCGCACGCGCGAAGGCGAACCCTTCCTGACCCTGAACGGCGTGCAGACGCAATCGGCGCGGGTGCATAACCTGCTCGGCGACCTCGGCGACGTGCGGGGCAAGGCCGAAGTCCTGCGCATCAGCCCGCAGGGCGCGCATACGCACGCCATCGCCGGCCTCTTCCGCGCCACGCTCGACGGCACGCTCAGCCCCGCCCAGGCCCTGGCCGACAGCCGCGCGCTGATGGTGGAGGCGCCGTGCAACGGCTTCTGGCACGGCCGCGCCGGGGTCGAACAATACGTCGGAGCGTGA
- the ubiT gene encoding ubiquinone anaerobic biosynthesis accessory factor UbiT, whose product MPALPTLPRPPSLAELLPGSLRRRIGERLQNLRIPDFTVPGPVARLVAHLPQQPPTQALTLALNLALDRVLPRDTLSPLTGRHLQMRVLDAGLRLDFTLAGRGFRRVAPAAGTKPDLVVSATARDYLALALREEDPDTLFFSRRLRMEGDTDLGLLVKNTLDAIDWDALKARLGGQRQG is encoded by the coding sequence ATGCCTGCATTGCCCACCCTGCCCCGCCCGCCTAGCCTGGCCGAACTGCTGCCCGGCAGCCTGCGCCGGCGCATCGGCGAACGCCTGCAGAACCTGCGCATTCCCGACTTCACCGTGCCCGGACCGGTCGCCCGGCTGGTGGCGCACCTGCCGCAGCAGCCGCCCACCCAGGCGCTGACGCTGGCGCTCAACCTCGCGCTCGACCGCGTCCTGCCGCGCGACACGCTGTCGCCGCTCACCGGCCGCCATCTGCAGATGCGCGTGCTCGACGCCGGCCTGAGGCTGGACTTCACCCTTGCCGGCCGGGGCTTCCGCCGCGTCGCGCCGGCCGCCGGTACGAAGCCCGACCTGGTCGTCTCGGCCACCGCCCGCGACTACCTCGCGCTGGCGCTGCGCGAGGAAGACCCCGACACCCTGTTCTTCAGCCGCCGCCTGCGCATGGAAGGCGACACCGACCTCGGCCTGCTGGTGAAGAACACGCTCGACGCGATCGACTGGGATGCGCTGAAGGCCAGGCTGGGCGGCCAGCGGCAAGGCTGA
- the thiL gene encoding thiamine-phosphate kinase, with protein sequence MPSEFDLIRRHFDRAAAHCDLAVGDDAALMRPRPGMQLAVSTDMLVAGTHFFADADPALLGWKTLAVNVSDIAAMGAEPRWALLAIALPAADEGWIAAFAGGLFDCARAHGVDLVGGDTTCGPLNMTVTLIGEVPTGEAVTRGGGRAGDELWVSGQPGLAALGLAALRGDAALAADGLQRCLDALHKPRPRTALGLALRGVASAMLDVSDGLLGDLGHILERSGTGAVVDTAALPFAALLATGADAALARRCLLSGGDDYELLFAAPPARREAVQAIGARLGLPLHRIGTLTDQSGALLLREADGTLQASPATGYDHFG encoded by the coding sequence ATGCCTTCGGAATTCGACCTGATCCGGCGCCACTTCGACCGCGCGGCCGCGCACTGCGACCTCGCCGTCGGCGACGATGCCGCGCTGATGCGGCCGCGGCCCGGCATGCAGCTCGCGGTGTCGACCGACATGCTGGTCGCCGGCACACATTTCTTCGCCGATGCCGACCCCGCCCTGCTGGGCTGGAAGACGCTCGCCGTGAATGTGTCGGATATCGCGGCGATGGGCGCCGAACCGCGCTGGGCCTTGCTCGCGATCGCGCTGCCGGCGGCCGACGAGGGGTGGATCGCCGCGTTCGCCGGCGGCCTGTTCGACTGCGCGCGCGCCCACGGCGTGGACCTCGTCGGCGGCGACACCACCTGCGGACCGCTCAACATGACGGTGACCCTCATCGGCGAGGTGCCGACGGGCGAGGCCGTCACCCGCGGCGGCGGCCGCGCGGGCGACGAACTGTGGGTGTCGGGCCAGCCCGGCCTGGCGGCGCTCGGCCTGGCGGCGCTGCGCGGCGACGCCGCGCTCGCCGCGGACGGCCTGCAGCGCTGCCTCGACGCCCTGCACAAACCGCGGCCCCGCACCGCGCTCGGCCTGGCGCTGCGCGGCGTGGCCAGCGCGATGCTGGACGTCTCCGACGGGCTGCTCGGCGACCTCGGCCACATCCTGGAGCGCTCCGGCACGGGCGCCGTCGTCGATACCGCGGCGCTGCCGTTCGCCGCGCTGCTCGCCACCGGCGCCGATGCCGCGCTCGCGCGGCGCTGCCTGCTGTCGGGCGGCGACGACTACGAGCTGCTGTTCGCCGCCCCGCCCGCGCGGCGCGAGGCGGTGCAGGCCATCGGCGCACGCCTGGGCCTGCCGCTGCACCGCATCGGCACCCTCACCGACCAGTCCGGCGCGCTGCTGCTGCGCGAGGCCGACGGCACGCTGCAGGCAAGCCCCGCCACGGGCTACGATCACTTCGGCTAG